The DNA region CCCTCGGAGGCCTTGCCCGCCATGACCTCCTTCAGCCGGTCCACGTCCGCCTGCGTGCCGCCGGACTGGTACTCGCCGAGGGCGATCTGCTCCAGGTAGTTGTACGAGTTGAAGGCGACCGACTGCTGGGCGAAGACCTCGTCCTTCGCGCTGGGCCGGACGAGCAGCTGGGTGCCGATCGAGCGCTGCAGGGACTCGGCGGCCTTCGACAGCTGGATCGCGTAGACGGTGCGGCCGTAGCTGGTGATGTTGCCGGTGCCCAGACCGAGCTCGTTGGAGAACTCCATCAGGTAGTGCTGGACCTCGGTGTACGAGGTCTGGGTGGTCACCGGGTCCTGGGACCGGGTGTACGCGACCTTGCGGAGCTCCTCGAGCTTCGGCTCGGCGTTGCGGAACAGGCTCAGGCGGCGCTCAAGGCCGTCCCCGCTCGGCATGCTCTTGACGGCCTCGTCGAACTTCGCCTTGGCGGCGTCGGTGGCGGCGTAGGCCTGGGTGACCTCGTCGCTCTCGCGGTCCTCGGGCGACTTCGCCTTGAGGAGCGGGGCGGCGGTGAGGTCGCGCTCGTTGAGCAGAGCCTGGCCGTAGTCCGAGGCGGCGCGCACGATGAGCGCCGTCTTCTCGGCGTCCTGCGCCTCCTGCCAGGTGTCGATGGCCGTCTTCACCTGGAAGCCGCCCATGACGAGGCCCACAAGCACGGGTATGAGGAGGATCGCGTTCAGCTTGGTGGGCACCCGCCAGTTGCGCGGGGACATCTTGCTGGTGCTGCCCTTGCGGCTCGGGGCCGGCGACGCCACGGGCTCGTCCGCGGGCGGCATAGCCGCGCGCGACGGCGGCGTGAAGTTGCCCCGCGTCTGCTGCTCCGCGGAGCTTTCCTTGCTTCGCCTCACTCGACCAACAACCTCTCGGCGCCGGCACCTGTGTTGTGCCGGGTGTTTCGTTCAGGGCCGTACTACTCGGGAGTTCATGAATTGCAGCACGTGAAGGGGGTCCCCTCCAAACAGTGCGGAGCGCCCGGTTTTCGTGGCTCACGCCGCCGATAAAACGGGCATAAAGAGCGAGCCCCGCCAAAAGGCGGGGCTCATGTGAGCGCAGCGGCATCAGCCGGATGCGTCGGGTGTCCGAGACGCCGCAATTCTCTGTCGAAACGTTATGAACCGGCGGAACCGTCAAGGGCGGTCGTGTCCAACGACACAGACCGCCCCCAAAATCTCTACGACAACTGACGTATATCGACTTCTACTTGCGGTGTACTACTTCAACCGCGCCATGAGGGCGTGCTCGACGAGGGTGATGAGCGCGCTCTTGGCGTCCGCGCGGTGGCGGGCATCGGTCGTGATGATGGGAGCGTCCGGCCCGATCTGCAGCGCCTCGCGCACCTCGTCCGGCGTGTAGGGCTGCTGCCCGTCGAAACCGTTGAGCGCGATGACGAAGGGGAGGCCCGAGTTCTCGAAGTAGTCGACCGCGGGGAAGCAGTCGGCGAGCCGCCGGGTGTCCACGAGCACCACGGCGCCGATGGCACCGCGGACCAGGTCGTCCCACATGAACCAGAAGCGGTCCTGACCGGGCGTACCGAAGAGGTACAGGATCAGGTCCTGGTCCAGGGTGATACGGCCGAAGTCCATCGCCACGGTGGTGGTCGTCTTGCCACCGGTGTGCGTCAGGTCGT from Streptomyces fradiae includes:
- a CDS encoding ATP/GTP-binding protein, giving the protein MDFASSSGPASAARSTTSAKIVVAGGFGVGKTTFVGAVSEINPLRTEAVMTSASAGIDDLTHTGGKTTTTVAMDFGRITLDQDLILYLFGTPGQDRFWFMWDDLVRGAIGAVVLVDTRRLADCFPAVDYFENSGLPFVIALNGFDGQQPYTPDEVREALQIGPDAPIITTDARHRADAKSALITLVEHALMARLK